In a single window of the Aminomonas paucivorans DSM 12260 genome:
- a CDS encoding SpoIIE family protein phosphatase — MKDDSLFLEVDVAQCCKEGQRICGDSFLTRRVEGEGRIIVVLSDGLGSGVKANVLSSMTASMALKFVEGKMEFLRSADVMMDALPVCRQRGISYATFTVVEAVLHGWTRIMEMDNPGVLLVRDGEAVPVGKRSFSSSRWKARTLRQSEVATRPGDRLVLLSDGITQAGMGSPAFPLGWGEERMKAFVLDRVRRDPQVSAHRLSRAVLRDALWKEPQHRPGDDMTCAVLYFRTPRRCRVLTGPPFDPSRDGEFAHLLTGFEGRTVVCGGTTAEIVSRELGRPLETDLRTSTRNLPPLSRMEGVDLVTEGILTLTKARRLLETEGVLDEPRDGARRLVDLLLDSDVIEFVVGTRINEAHQDPSLPVEIEMRRGLVRSLAALLETRYLKRTFVRYL, encoded by the coding sequence GTGAAGGATGACTCCCTGTTTCTGGAGGTGGACGTGGCCCAGTGCTGCAAGGAGGGGCAGCGCATCTGCGGGGACAGCTTCCTCACCCGCCGGGTGGAGGGGGAGGGGCGGATCATCGTGGTGCTCTCCGACGGACTGGGCAGCGGGGTGAAGGCCAACGTGCTCTCTTCCATGACCGCCTCCATGGCCCTCAAGTTCGTGGAGGGGAAGATGGAGTTCCTCCGGTCCGCGGACGTGATGATGGACGCCCTGCCCGTGTGCCGCCAGAGGGGGATCAGCTACGCCACCTTCACGGTGGTGGAGGCGGTGCTCCACGGGTGGACCCGCATCATGGAGATGGACAACCCGGGGGTGCTCCTCGTCCGGGACGGGGAGGCGGTCCCGGTGGGGAAGCGTTCCTTCTCCTCCTCCCGCTGGAAGGCCCGCACCCTCCGGCAGAGCGAGGTGGCCACGCGCCCCGGGGACCGTCTGGTGCTCCTGTCCGACGGCATCACCCAGGCGGGCATGGGGAGCCCGGCGTTCCCCCTGGGCTGGGGGGAGGAACGGATGAAGGCCTTCGTGCTGGACCGGGTCCGCCGGGATCCCCAGGTCTCCGCCCATCGCCTGAGCCGGGCCGTCCTGCGGGATGCCCTCTGGAAGGAGCCCCAGCACCGCCCGGGGGACGACATGACCTGCGCGGTGCTCTACTTCCGGACCCCCCGGAGGTGTCGGGTGCTCACGGGACCTCCCTTCGACCCCTCCCGGGACGGGGAGTTCGCTCACCTCCTGACGGGCTTCGAGGGGCGCACGGTGGTGTGCGGGGGCACCACCGCGGAGATCGTCTCCCGGGAGCTGGGGCGTCCCCTGGAGACGGACCTGCGCACCTCCACCCGGAACCTCCCCCCCCTGTCCCGCATGGAGGGGGTGGACCTGGTGACGGAGGGGATCCTCACCCTCACCAAGGCCCGGCGGCTTCTGGAGACCGAAGGGGTCTTGGACGAGCCCCGGGACGGGGCCCGCCGTCTGGTGGACCTGCTCCTGGACAGCGACGTCATCGAGTTCGTGGTGGGGACCCGGATCAACGAGGCCCACCAGGACCCCTCCCTGCCCGTGGAGATCGAAATGCGCCGGGGGCTGGTGCGAAGCCTGGCGGCCCTTCTGGAGACCCGGTACCTCAAGAGGACCTTCGTGCGCTACCTTTAG